From Thunnus albacares chromosome 22, fThuAlb1.1, whole genome shotgun sequence, the proteins below share one genomic window:
- the LOC122974171 gene encoding Fc receptor-like protein 5: MEETCLQQLLLLTSLLCCTTNQASLTVSPSSSQMFQNEFVSLSCEENDSSAGWTLRRNTTRETRAECDNQGKPAGSVCNLSYITTMDSGVYWCESREGATSNSINITVTDGSVILQSPVLPVMEGDDVTLHCKTKTSNLPADFYKDGSLIGTEPAGHMTIRNVSKSDEGLYKCHNSSHGESPPSWITVTDKPTTTTPPHSTLPSHPTSPHHPDVSPSPSPPPFVLLYVPPVCGLVLLVLLVLLILLVRRCVRRKSPESDPVPVYSSERRTDDVSCEANRTRESDPAVVYTAVKTTTDVCYGQIAISPNSRRGRTECPLESEVVYFSLRRTSTPSHQSDH; the protein is encoded by the exons ATGGAGGAAACATGTCTtcagcagctgctct TGCTGACCtcactgctgtgctgcacaACAAACCAAG CCTCTCTGACTGTGAGTCCCAGCAGCTCTCAGATGTTTCAAAATGAGTTTGTCTCTCTGAGCTGTGAGGAGAACGACAGCTCTGCTGGATGGACTCTGAGGAGGAACACAACCAGAGAAACCAGAGCTGAGTGTGACAACCAGGGAAAACCAGCTGGTTCTGTATGTAACCTCAGCTACATAACCACAATGGACAGTGGAGTTTACTGGTGTGAGTCCAGAGAGGGAGCCACCAGTAACAGCATCAACATCACTGTCACTG ATGGATCAGTGATCCTGCAGAGTCCTGTCCTCCctgtgatggagggagatgatgtcactctgcactgtaaaacaaagacCTCCAACCTCCCAGCTGATTTCTATAAAGATGGCTCCCTCATCGGGACTGAGcctgcaggtcacatgaccatCCGCAATGTTTCCAAGTCTGATGAAGGCCTCTACAAGTGTCACAACAGCAGTCATGGAGAGTCTCCACCCAGCTGGATCACTGTCACAG ACAAACCCACCACCACAACTCCTCCTCATTCTACACTTCCTTCCCATCCTACAAGTCCTCATCATCCTGACGTCTCCCcatccccctctcctcctccctttgtGTTGCTTTATGTTCCACCTGTCTGTGGTCTGGTCCTGCTTGTTCTACTGGTTCTGTTGATTCTACTGGTGAGACGATGCGTCCGGAGGAAATCTCCAG AGAGTGACCCAGTTCCAGTTTATTCATCAGAGAGAAGAACAGACGACGTCAGCTGTGAAGCGAACAGGACGAGAG agaGCGATCCAGCTGTAGTGTACACAGcggtaaaaacaacaacagacgtCTGTTATGGACAAATAGCCATCAGCCCAAACAGCAGGAGAGGTCGGACAG agTGCCCCCTAGAGTCAGAGGTAGTCTACTTTTCACTGAGGAGGACCTCCACTCCTTCACACCAGTCCGACCACTGA